In a genomic window of Nothobranchius furzeri strain GRZ-AD chromosome 14, NfurGRZ-RIMD1, whole genome shotgun sequence:
- the LOC107394799 gene encoding uncharacterized protein isoform X1, with protein sequence MKDLQHSPLLNEQSGCHVFVRWEDGYTGKIFTGVDILSRDEAPVQLQDLRSGDHVLAKWSDGKFYRATVEYISGEDHSKLPKSHQTSQKSFLKMLKENVPLHSSESNTIIRSPLSEHGEEIPAMNASPDAGHATSRSSGGPPSYSSNTINTSPYGDHTPSPSPKGTDTSRPSPYGVHTASTSSYGLIHTSGPPPYGDRTLNPSPYGLNTSRPSPFGSYTPSPLLYGLNTSSPSSSRGHLLSTQLYGHANPGPSLYGGQTSSPSLYDLDTPGPSPAAGLPGSGVSLSDSGKASDQPQDRRDSGSSSDQGNIPPGRQEQNAWTPCDRCKGEVERILQQKRKIDEVLARIDPDQLGELQTLCDLIGVRHRDSPSSPLGQQELFPGSGVFISSFRLAAMNQASKPHSMRLFHALFDHLFTVEECQNAVPFGRPGNNPSGKEGKRVLDHKKVDAILTYVLRCATLPGWEQIEEAKLKKAFVNKCRARAGSKE encoded by the exons GGTGTCATGTATTTGTCAGATGGGAAGACGGTTATACTGGCAAAATCTTTACAGGCGTTGACATTTTGTCAAGAGATGAGGCTCCTGTGCAGCTGCAAGATCTTAGATCAGGAGATCATGTTTTAGCAAAGTGGTCAGATGGTAAATTTTATAGGGCCACTGTTGAATATATTTCAGGGGAGGATCATTCTAAGCTGCCAAAAAGCCACCAAACTTCACAGAAGTCCTTTTTGAAAATGTTAAAAGAGAATGTGCCATTACACTCATCAGAGTCCAACACCATTATAAGAAGCCCACTGTCTGAACATGGTGAGGAAATCCCAGCCATGAATGCATCACCTGACGCGGGGCATGCAACAAGCCGCAGCTCCGGTGGCCCACCATCCTACAG CTCCAACACCATCAATACATCACCCTACGGAGACCATACACCCAGCCCATCACCAAAAGGCACGGACACTTCTCGTCCATCGCCCTACGGAGTCCATACAGCCAGCACATCATCGTATGGCCTTATCCACACCTCAGGTCCACCTCCCTATGGAGACCGTACACTCAACCCATCACCATATGGCCTCAACACTTCTCGTCCATCTCCCTTTGGCAGCTATACACCCAGCCCATTACTGTATGGCCTCAATACCTCAAGTCCATCTTCCAGCAGAGGCCACTTACTCAGCACGCAACTATATGGCCATGCCAACCCAGGTCCATCACTCTATGGAGGCCAAACATCCAGCCCATCACTATATGACCTTGACACCCCTGGCCCTTCACCTGCAGCTGGTTTGCCAGGTAGTGGGGTCAGTCTATCTGACAGTGGAAAAGCATCTGACCAGCCACAAGACAGGAGAGATTCAGGCAGCTCATCTGATCAGGGCAACATTCCTCCTGGTCGCCAGGAACAAAATGCATGGACACCATGTGATAGATGTAAGGGGGAGGTTGAAAGAATTCTACAACAAAAGAGAAAGATCGATGAAGTCCTCGCAAGAATAG ATCCAGATCAGCTCGGAGAGCTTCAGACTCTTTGTGATCTCATTGGAGTAAGGCATCGTGACAGCCCATCCTCTCCATTAGGACAGCAGGAGCTCTTTCCAGGGAGTGGTGTGTTCATCTCATCGTTCCGCCTTGCTGCCATGAATCAAGCATCCAAACCACATAGCATGCGCCTGTTTCATGCACTTTTTGATCATTTATTTACTGTCGAGGAGTGTCAAAATGCAGTCCCCTTTGGTCGCCCTGGCAATAACCCCTCTGGAAAGGAAGGAAAGCGGGTCCTGGACCATAAAAAAGTGGATGCAATCCTTA CCTATGTCCTGAGATGTGCCACTCTACCTGGTTGGGAACAAATTGAAGAGGCCAAGCTCAAGAAAGCCTTTGTCAACAAATGTAGGGCCAGAGCAGGTTCTAAGGAGTAG
- the LOC107394799 gene encoding uncharacterized protein isoform X2, whose protein sequence is MKDLQHSPLLNEQSESNTIIRSPLSEHGEEIPAMNASPDAGHATSRSSGGPPSYSSNTINTSPYGDHTPSPSPKGTDTSRPSPYGVHTASTSSYGLIHTSGPPPYGDRTLNPSPYGLNTSRPSPFGSYTPSPLLYGLNTSSPSSSRGHLLSTQLYGHANPGPSLYGGQTSSPSLYDLDTPGPSPAAGLPGSGVSLSDSGKASDQPQDRRDSGSSSDQGNIPPGRQEQNAWTPCDRCKGEVERILQQKRKIDEVLARIDPDQLGELQTLCDLIGVRHRDSPSSPLGQQELFPGSGVFISSFRLAAMNQASKPHSMRLFHALFDHLFTVEECQNAVPFGRPGNNPSGKEGKRVLDHKKVDAILTYVLRCATLPGWEQIEEAKLKKAFVNKCRARAGSKE, encoded by the exons AGTCCAACACCATTATAAGAAGCCCACTGTCTGAACATGGTGAGGAAATCCCAGCCATGAATGCATCACCTGACGCGGGGCATGCAACAAGCCGCAGCTCCGGTGGCCCACCATCCTACAG CTCCAACACCATCAATACATCACCCTACGGAGACCATACACCCAGCCCATCACCAAAAGGCACGGACACTTCTCGTCCATCGCCCTACGGAGTCCATACAGCCAGCACATCATCGTATGGCCTTATCCACACCTCAGGTCCACCTCCCTATGGAGACCGTACACTCAACCCATCACCATATGGCCTCAACACTTCTCGTCCATCTCCCTTTGGCAGCTATACACCCAGCCCATTACTGTATGGCCTCAATACCTCAAGTCCATCTTCCAGCAGAGGCCACTTACTCAGCACGCAACTATATGGCCATGCCAACCCAGGTCCATCACTCTATGGAGGCCAAACATCCAGCCCATCACTATATGACCTTGACACCCCTGGCCCTTCACCTGCAGCTGGTTTGCCAGGTAGTGGGGTCAGTCTATCTGACAGTGGAAAAGCATCTGACCAGCCACAAGACAGGAGAGATTCAGGCAGCTCATCTGATCAGGGCAACATTCCTCCTGGTCGCCAGGAACAAAATGCATGGACACCATGTGATAGATGTAAGGGGGAGGTTGAAAGAATTCTACAACAAAAGAGAAAGATCGATGAAGTCCTCGCAAGAATAG ATCCAGATCAGCTCGGAGAGCTTCAGACTCTTTGTGATCTCATTGGAGTAAGGCATCGTGACAGCCCATCCTCTCCATTAGGACAGCAGGAGCTCTTTCCAGGGAGTGGTGTGTTCATCTCATCGTTCCGCCTTGCTGCCATGAATCAAGCATCCAAACCACATAGCATGCGCCTGTTTCATGCACTTTTTGATCATTTATTTACTGTCGAGGAGTGTCAAAATGCAGTCCCCTTTGGTCGCCCTGGCAATAACCCCTCTGGAAAGGAAGGAAAGCGGGTCCTGGACCATAAAAAAGTGGATGCAATCCTTA CCTATGTCCTGAGATGTGCCACTCTACCTGGTTGGGAACAAATTGAAGAGGCCAAGCTCAAGAAAGCCTTTGTCAACAAATGTAGGGCCAGAGCAGGTTCTAAGGAGTAG